The genomic segment CTGTGGTCAAAGCCTGAGTGAGGCTGAGGTCCTGCAGAGAAGAGGCCATCCCAGTGACCTGTACCATGCCTTATCATCATCAGAAGTGGACAAGGGCAGCAGATGCTTCTAAGGACTGGCTTTAACTGGGTGTAAGGACTTGTGGGTATCACATTCTAACCCATAGGATGCACAGCTATTAGAAAACTAGCAGCTGTAGATAAAAGGAAGCTCAGCAAAAGATATGTGCTGTTGCAACAAGGGCTTATACATGCACAGTATTCTCTAGCTCATTGTACTAAGTAAGTAGATGTCACCACTCCTACCTGAACCCTAACTCTCAAGGGGGAAGTTACTTCTGGCCTGCCAAGCCTGGAGGAACCCCACTAGTCTTTAATTTTCAAACCTCCAGGGCAGTGCTTGGCTGAGGGCCTAGAAAGAGTGGAGAGGGATGAACTGTTTGGAGAGGGATGCACATCTCACAAAGCACGACACACTGATGCTGGTGGTACTCTGCAATGAAAGGGATGCTCTGAAGGACAGCTGCCTCTTAGTGTCAGCAAAACTCCCCCCAAAGGTGCAGCTTTGAAGACAAATGAGCATTTGGAGACAACCATAATATAGGCATTCTCTAGAAAACCCCCAAGGTAGCCAAAGGAAAAACTAAGGAACTCTAGGAAGGGAGCCTCCCAGCTATGTTCAAGCCTGCTAATAGTTCTCCATGCACAAACAAGAAAGACCAAGCAACCAGAGACTGATTCAGAGGCCCAAGTTAACCATGTGGAGGAAAATGCTATTCTCTTGTCACCTTAAGGCCAAGGCAGCCACAGCCTTggcaagaagcagcagcagctgggctgTACCCTGTGTCTTCTTGGTATCCATAGAACTTCCTGACTCTTCCATTTCCCTCCTGTATCACTAATTACCAGATGGTTCTTTTTTGTAttgaactaaaacaaaacaaaacaaaacaaaacaaaacaaaacaaagagaccaCCCTTGCCATCCCTTCCTTAGTCTCTGCCCAGCCGCTGGCACGAAAATGTCCAAACCCAGCCAGGGTCCACCACATCATGGGGTGTAGATGAACAGGCAAAACTGACCACTTCCTAATGTGATCACAATGGTTTgtgtggaaaaaaacaaaaacaaaaaactgtcaaGTCTTCCAGGAGGGAGCTGAGCTTAGAGTGTATACATCAAGGGACTCAATCTCCTCATGATGTCAAAACTCAAGGTTCACAATTTAAGTTATCCCTTGTCAAGCTCCCTACATTtgttgtcttttcaggagaaaaTCATACAAAACCAGCCATTTCTGGCAAATCAGAAATGCACAGGAACACATTTCAACAGTCTTGATTTCTGTCAGACCAGTCCTAGGTGTGGCCTGAGCCcaggaagccccagggatctCACACTGACTCAACACATGTTCAGTCCTTACCAACTCAAACACCATACTAGATCCCACAGTAAGCCAGAGAGATGTTGTCATACAATCAAGTCCCAGAGCTGGGTGCAAGTATGCTTTAAAAACAAGCTCTTGGACAATAGTGGCACTGGCTGGTAAGAGCCTCCTCAAATTCAACTTGGACCCTACCCCTTATAAGTGGAAGACTCTAAAATATTTACTTCAGAAAAAGGAACCTAATGTAGACAGAAGTGACTCTAGTCTGTTGAATGAAGAGTTTTAAATGCACACAGCAGCAAAAGCACAGCATGGAGGAGGACTTGGGTGCAGGTGAGGGAGTAGCTATGAGAGAGGGCCTGGAAACTAGTCCAAACTACCCTGCCTTCCCTGAGCACCTCCCTCATTAGAGACAGACAGGACGACAGAAGATGATACCTCCAAGGATGCTACCGCTCAGGATCCCTCACAGGGACCCTCCTTATGCAGCCACTGCCTTCCATGGTGTTGTGCTAAGGAGATTCTCACTAGCAAACACAGGTGGAgttaaaaaagctgggtgtgtctACAACAGACCTCTCCCCAACAAGAGGTGTGAGCAAGCAGGCATACGGTGTCTCACCTGGTGGGGAGGACGGCGGGGCAGGGATAGGGTTGTCCTTTAAAACTGAGCAGAAGTGAAAAAGCTTTACACATAGTTCACAGCCCATTACAGTCCTAATCAGGAAATAAACCCTTTAGAAACCCAGTTAGtcggggctgtagagatggctcaagctgttgagagcactggctgttcttccaaaggacccaggttcaattcccagcacccacatggcaattcacaactgtctgtaactccaattccagggattcTGACCCTcatatagatatacatgcaggcaaaactccgaagtacattaaatgaataaatcctaaaataagaaagaaagaaaggaggaaagagagagagaaacccagcTAGTCACAAGCTCCAACCAAGAATTAGAAGCCTAGCTAGTTAGACATCCTCAAAAATGAGGGAAAAagtaggggaaggaaggaaatacaaTCTTCACAAGAGTTACCCCACTCCTGACTATGAACCTGTAAAGTCAGTCCTTCAGGCAAGGTAAGGGGGAGAACCAGTGTCTGTATACAGTGACAAGGACATGCATCCCCACACCGGGGTATGGCACATCCAGGCCTCAGTGAGTTCTACATGCATACCTGTGAGGTGGACATGCGAGAGGTATCTTGTCGGCCTGTGAGATCAGATGAGGAGACGTTGACTGGTGCCCCACGGTGCAGCCGCATGCTCACTTTCCGTTCTCGTTCCATGCCAGAGACGGGCCTAGGAGAGGTGTTGGCTAGAGGAGATGAAGAGGAACCATTACTGAGTTCCCTTGGCTCTTGAACATCTCACTAGCTGAAgatggaaagacagctcagtggtcaaggtacttgctcttacagaggacccagtttggtctccagtacccacatggcagcttacaaccacccacaactccagttccagatctgatgccttcttctgaccttcatgggcacTAGGTacacatgcagtgcacagacacaAATGCAGGCAGCCCCCCGCCCCACACACATAATAATCTAAATAAACTGGCACAGCAGAGGCTAATGGCCCTTGCCAAATACACAGGCTCTAGGTGGACCTTTTCAGAGCAGAACCTGAACTTATTAACTAACTGGCTCAGGGCTACACACACAACTCAAATACTCAGCAACCCCAAGACCCCCGCTGGTAGTAGAAATGCATTCTAAGACCTCAACATTTAGCAATACACGTCAGACCTGAGTAGTCAAAGGTTTGAGAAAAtctctgagagagagaaaaaaaaaaacgaacaagttttttcttgttgttgtttttttttttttttggtttttcaagacagggtttctctgtgtagctttgcgcctttcctggaactcacttggtagcccaggctggcctcgaactcacagagatccgcctggctctgcttcccgattgctgggattaaaggcgtgcgccaccattgcccggcaatttttttttttttaaggcagggtttctctgtgtaacattcctggctgttcaggaacttgctttgtagaccaggctggcctcaaactcagagatccgcctgcctctgcctcacaagtgctgggattaaaggtgtgttccaccacacccagcacaacaaaactttttaaaaacttattttatatgtgtgtgtattttgcctacccatgtctgtgtaccatgtgcatgcagtgcccaaggagaccagaagatggtAGATGGTGTTggttcccctggaactagaattacagacagtgtAAAAgccgtcatgtgggtgctgggaaatgaacccaagtCCCCTAGAAgaccagacagtgctcttaaccactgagccatctctacagctccaTGAGAGCAAAACTTTACACAGGAAACAGCCAACACTAGCAACAAATTTCAGAGAACTCAATCTTTAGACCAAGTCTTGTGAGAGGaacattcctttcttttctttgagacaagatctcactatgcagaCTAAACTGGCTTTAAATTCACAGAAAGCCaccttgcttctgcttcccaagttttggggttaaaggtatgtgtcaccacgaCATTTCTAAAGGTGATATCACGGGCTGTGCCCCAGCCCTATTACTCTTCAGAATGAGGAATGACTGAAATGAGGACACAACTCTCAACTGATTTGCCCAGAATCCTTGTGAGGCCACCAACTAGGGTGGTCAGCAAATTGTCAAACATGAAACAAGAGGCCCCAGTCTGGTGGAGCATGCTAAGAGGTATGCTCACCCGTGTGTGAGGTAGGGGTAAGGGGCGTTGGGGGAGCCACTTCCTGGGTTCCCCGCAGACGGCCGGAAGCTGTAGAAGGGAGGCCACGGGTGGCTGGATTCCGGGAGTGTCTTAATCGCTCCTCTCGGTCCCGGCGTTCCCGCTCAGCATCATCTGCAGCTCGGCTGGCACCCTGAGGAGGAAAGATTAGGATAAAAGTCTCCCTCTGGCACTAGTTCACAGTGCAGTGCCCCCCACACGAGGTGGGACATAGTGCAGCTGACAAGGTTCCTGGTATGCACCCAAAGAAGCAGTTCTTGCCACTGCTTCGACTAGATACATTACTTATAAAGGTTCCAATTTCAAGTTCAAATTACAAAATGTCTTgattgtctgagacagggtcttgctttgtagcccaaggctggcctcaagctaatcaccagcctcccaagcactggaattaatTACAAAGATGCACAACCATGCTTggctcaaagaataaatttgtttttactttattcttgTTTGTCTGCTTACTCTATgttgtctcactttgtagccctggctggcttggaactatgTATTCtagacaggcctcaaactcaagagatctgcctcccttttCCCTCTGAATGCTTAAAGGTGcgagctaccatgcccagcccaagAATGAATTTTCAATGAAAATTTGACAAAGCCTTGAATTGTAGCAGCAATATCTGAATGATTACAGGAGCATATTCAGACTGAATATCAGGCACTTTACCCCAGAGGCTCTTCTGAGGCCTATGAGATGTACACTCTATTGGAGATGGGGTAAGGATGGATGACAGGGAGAGGCAGGGCTTAAGGAGACCACCAGGCTTCCTACCAGCCCAGACTATCATGCCACGCCACCACAGGCAGATGAATCCACAAAGCTCTTAAAATTGGTAATAGAATAATCTTCTAAGGTGGGCATGGGGGCAGCAGTACCCACAGCACCTGGAAAGCCAAAGCATGAGGACAGCTTAAGCctaggagttcaagactagcccaGGCAACAacaaacttcaaaaaataaaactcaaggtTGGAGcaatggttcagtgattaagagcacttgctgctcttgaggaggacctgagtttggttcccagaacccacactaaaGCTTACAGTAGCTtctaacttcagtttcaggggatctgacttcctcttctgacCCTAAGAGCACCAGGCACTCTATGTATATACAGATTTTCTCAGAAGTAGCTTTACTCCCtaaaaattcaggaaaaagagaaaagaggagaggggagggaagggaagtaaGAAGGGAGGACGCAGGCAGGTCTTTCAACTAAGGAAGACTTACCAACCCATAAGCAGCTGACTCCATGCAGACCTTCACTACAGCTTACCGGGTTTCTTATTATACATATCCACAAACGCCAGAGgtctttattattttgtgtgttttgtctgcatgtaagtaaatgaaccatgtgcatgcagtacccacagaggccagaagagggcataaaggggaattggatcccctagaaatggagttacagatgaccctaaaaactgaacccaggtcttccgcaaaagcagtgagtgctcttaacctctgtgccatctctccatccccaaataCTACAGAGGTTTTTGCCTCACTCAGCATCTTCCCTCTCAGTACTCTGAACCAAGAGGCAAATTGGTCTCTAGGCCCAAGTTCCACCAGGTGTGCTTAGCTTTCACAATTTCTACCGTGCCTTACCACTGTGCCTTGCACAGACAGCATAGCTTTACATAAAAAACCCATCCCAGCCTTCTGAGGACCAGGATGCTGTCATCCAATGCTCTAAGCAATATCACTTACAAATTTGAGCATGTTCCAGTCGAACACATAGTCGTAAGAGAAGCCCTGGCGATGGAACAAATTTCTGAAGAGCTGTCTCAGGTAGGAGTAGTCAGGTTTGTCATCAAAACGTAAGGAACGGCAGAAATTCAGGTATGTGGCAAATTCagctgaaaaaacaaagaaaaaaaaaaaaagaaattcaatgcTAGCTAAGTAGCCCAGACTGGTATCCATTCACCCAATTCACCTCCCACAGCATCATATAACAAAGATATCAAAGATGAAATCTGAAAACTAGTCATATTACTTAAGAAATCAAGCCTTGGGAGACTGcttgggggggaaaaaagtcAACATCTAGAACCTGGAggtatatagttcagtggtagaaagcTCACACAGCTTGTAAACcatgtgtgaggccttgggttccataTCTAGCACCCTCCACACTTCCCAGAAGGTCAACACTAGAGAGCAAAATTCAGTTATCCAGGGCATTTTTATCCCAGGAGCAATCTCACCAAATAGGAAAGTTCCCTGGGAAATGGCTCTGGGAGGTGGAATAGCGGTAAAGGGAAGTCAGTTTAAGGAGCAGTTAGGTCTCCCACTATTTTCCTCCTTCCCTATCCATGTAAGTCACCTCTCAAGGCTCAGTCTTGCTACATTCCAGTCTCACTGGAGCCTCATAGAACACCTTTTAAACAAAAGCACTCAGGGacggaaaagaaaaacaaaccaggtCCAACTGCCACCTTCATATATGAAAAGTGCTTCTTTCATACAACTCTTCTAACAGAAGGAAGCAGGTCTGACAGCATAGCCAGAGGCTTTCCACACAAGTGTCTAGTTAATACGGGGGAGGGTGGCTGCAGTACAAGTATGAGGGGACTCACAAGGATAGCCCTTGCACAGCACTTCAATGGGAGTGGACATCTTCTTCTCACTGATCCTCTCATACTTCTGCCTCTTGGTGGCAGCCTTCAGCCCCTGCCAGGGGAGAGAGCCCAGGTTGAAGTACATCAGCACGTACCCCAGAGACTCCAAGTCATCCCTTCGAGATTGttctggaaagaaaagggaaCTATGTCAAGGaaggcatgtatgtctgtgtatgtataaaaGCAACACCtggcaaacaaaaaaatggaaataaaacttcaaaaataacagaaaaatataGTTGCAGAATTATGTCACCAGCAGTTGTCCCTTACATGTTGTTAAAGAACCTCCCTAACACATCAACATCTTGGAGAACTGCTAGAGAAGCCATTTCTGCCTACCCCACTGCACCCTCCAGCAGCTGTGCACATCTGCTTGTCTGCTATAAAGGCTGGCTGACAGCCTCCATCACCAAACTGGCTCATAACCCCAGGCTGCTAAATAAGTTGGACTTTCCCTAAGCCTTATAAGGATGGACATACTAAAGATACATTAAGTCAAGTGTGGCACCCTATGTCAGGGCTCACCAATGCCAAGGTGCGTGTTGATGGAGGCATAGCGTGCCGTCCCTGTGAGGTTCTTGTTCTCTCGATAGGGGATATGCTGGTGAGTGCGGGCGTCCCGGTACTTCTTGGCCAGACCAAAGTCAatgatgtagaccaggttgccttTCTTTCCCAGCCCCATGAGGAAGTTATCTGGCTTCACATCTCGGTGGATAAAATTCTTCGAATGAATGTATTCAATACGACTTATCTACAAACAGAGAAACAATGGTGAGACTGAATCCCATAGTGGTTCGTGCTGCAAAAGGAGGCTGCTTGGCAGTGAGGCTCACATTACACATTCTCTGCTTTCTGGAAAGCACAGAGATTTCAGTTAGGGTGGTCATCTCTCAAGGTATCATTAGCTCTCTATCCCCCCCAACAGGCCCAGACATTTCTTCTCCTTGGTTCCCATGGGAGCAGAAAAGAGAGCAGGCTAAAGTGGCAACTCACTACCAGACAATGGTTGTCAGCTAAACTTCTGCATGAGGCATAAACAAGATTTTCATGGAAACCACCCAAGAGTTGCTACCAGTTAAATGTGAGCTCCCTGAGAGAACTGGGAGGTCCATTCAATATGGACACACTTGAGAAGCTAAAAATTGGTCTCTAATCTTGAGGCCAAAGTTAAACAAATTCCCCTTCCTAtgcaaaaatggggaaaaaataatGGAGAAATGGCAACCCAGTAACttctttatttgagacagggttttactatgtagcaccctgctgatctggaacttgctgtgtagacaaggctggccatgaactcacaaagatctgcctgtctctgcctcctgagtactgggattaaaaggacGTAAAACCATGGCAAATGTAACCCAGTAATCTATTCTATCAAGCCAGCAAGCACATGCCAAGTACCTACTACACTACCTGTGCACTTCAGGAAAAGGGGTGCTTACCATTTGGTCAGCAAGCAACAGGACAGTTTTGAGACTAAACTTCCTTGAACAGAAGTTGAAGAGGTCTTCTAGGCTCGGTCCTAGTAGCTCCATCACCATGACATTGTAGTCCCCCTCAGCCCCACACCATCTGATGGTAGGGATGCCCACTGGAAGAGAAACCAAACAGAGGACTTCAGCACAGGCATCAGATCATCTCTATTCGACATGACACAGATGTTTAGTGAATTGAGTCTGTGGGTATGGGTGTTCAAGGGGTTCAGATGATCCTGGCAATGTCTTGCCTCAAATATATCCACTCGTGATTAAGCCACATACAGTTAACACGTGACACAGAGCAAACTCTGGCAAGAGTCAAGCAAGCAGTAACAGCAAATGAGATAATTTCATAACATCAGCACCCATGGAAAGAAAAAGCACGTGAGGTAAGACAGGTCCAGAGAAGCCAGCTGGAAGCCATAGCTCCACCAGTGAGACTAGAACCTAATGttgagaaaacagaagagaaaaacatcTACCATGGGTtgtagaagagagaaaaaagtattTCCTTTTCCCCCCCTGATATTGATGAGGGAAAAGCAAACACAATGAAAATTTCTTAGAGATTCATACGGACTTTAAACACACCAACCAGTAGAAGAGAGTAAGGAGAACAGGACAAATCTAACATAAAGAAACCAGCTGGGTGAGGAGATGTGCTTGTGCGACGGAGCTGTAGAATCCAGAGTTTTTGCACCTTGGACtatgtaatgagaccctgtttaaaagaaaacaacaactatAAACCAAACAATCCAGAACTCCAAATGAGGGAAGGAACTCAAAGATGCTTTCAAGATGCTAGATCTGAAAACAAAAGTCAACCTAGAAAAATATTTCATCTAAAAACATGGATGACTGACAACAGTCACACAAAGATGCTCAGGAAAAAGCGAAGAGCACTTGCTCATGAAGACTGCCAGGAACAAGAATGCACACAGAAGCTTTGTTCAGGTCAAAGAGCAAGCATTGCAGAGAGACAAGCTTTACAAGATGCCCCGTATTCTCCTCTGCCTACCAGAGCATGTGGTCTAGTGAGCTCCATACACTGTCACTGGCTCTTATCATACATGCTCCACTTTTGGCTCTGTCATGAGCCCAAGgcctctctttccttccatgtGAAGCATTTAGTGGAGCTTCATTGTGAGTTTAGATGTTTGCAGGGAGATCCtaccatttagaaaaaaaaaaaaaaagcttcattaTCTCAAAGTATTTTTTACATCTTACTTGAGAACCCATACAACAAATATCTAAATATTAAAGTAATAGAGACTGGGGACCTAACGGGATACCTAGTATATTCCTAACAGTAGCTTCTATGTCCCAGCCACCTTTTGTCACCCGTGCTCTCCATTCAGACCTCCCTCATGTGTGCTatgtaacatttcttttttttttaattttattttattcatattttatgtatatgagtgttctgcatgtatatctgcaagctagaagagggtatcagatcctattatagatggttgtgagccaccatgtggttgctgggaattgaactcaggacctctggaagagcagtcaatgctcttaatctctgagccatctctccagccctgttacaTTTCTTATAACCAGTATTCCACAATCTCTAATTACCTACCTGTCATTTggatagtgtggtggtttgaatgaaaactgcctccataggcccatagggaatggcactattaggaggtgtggccctgttggaggaaatcttgtcactgggggcaggttttgaggtctcagatgatcccaggcccagtgtctcaccctcttcctgctgtctgccaatCCCAGATATATAACTCTTGGCACTGGATGTAGTACCTCTGCAGAACCATGTCCACCTgtatgccgccatgctccccaccatgatgacaatggactaaacctctgaactctaagccagccccaatgaaatgctttcctttataagagttgctatggccatggtgtctcttaacagcaacataaaccctaactaagacagatggctTAGGTTTGCTTTTCCTATTATAAAGTATGTTCTTATGTATGTCCGCTGTAACACATGGAATTCCTTTTTACCTCTGAACATACACTTATAAACACATTTGCTGTGGTGTTAAAGTATAAATTATCCAACTGTACAAGACATATGAGATGGTAACAGCAATGAGCAAGGCCCTGTTGCTGGACATTCTGCCACTTGTCCATTCCCTACTTGTATCTAGTGTATAAAATTAATCTCTCTGACCACTGTGTCTTTTATGAACACAACCACCgtgtctgtttctcttttctgaaatgcTCAAGCATATTTTGTGACAAAAAAAATGGTTTAATGGTTTTATGTGAGGCAAGTATCTTCTTGTGGCGAGTAATGCTTtcgggtgttttgtttttttttttgatagggtctcactatggaccCCAGTCTGGGCTTGAGTTCCAGACTTTCTGCtacctcaagtgctaggattacagggacATGTCATTATGCCTGCCCAGCTTGCTCTCAGTATTTTTCTCTATGAAACTATTATGACCCTTGAGTCATAAAGAGATCCTATTATTACCCTGTAAAAGTGTCAAAGTGCAATGGTACATATCGA from the Peromyscus eremicus chromosome 8a, PerEre_H2_v1, whole genome shotgun sequence genome contains:
- the Csnk1d gene encoding casein kinase I isoform X2, producing the protein MELRVGNRYRLGRKIGSGSFGDIYLGTDIAAGEEVAIKLECVKTKHPQLHIESKIYKMMQGGVGIPTIRWCGAEGDYNVMVMELLGPSLEDLFNFCSRKFSLKTVLLLADQMISRIEYIHSKNFIHRDVKPDNFLMGLGKKGNLVYIIDFGLAKKYRDARTHQHIPYRENKNLTGTARYASINTHLGIEQSRRDDLESLGYVLMYFNLGSLPWQGLKAATKRQKYERISEKKMSTPIEVLCKGYPSEFATYLNFCRSLRFDDKPDYSYLRQLFRNLFHRQGFSYDYVFDWNMLKFGASRAADDAERERRDREERLRHSRNPATRGLPSTASGRLRGTQEVAPPTPLTPTSHTANTSPRPVSGMERERKVSMRLHRGAPVNVSSSDLTGRQDTSRMSTSQIPGRVASSGLQSVVHR
- the Csnk1d gene encoding casein kinase I isoform X3, producing the protein MELRVGNRYRLGRKIGSGSFGDIYLGTDIAAGEEVAIKLECVKTKHPQLHIESKIYKMMQGGVGIPTIRWCGAEGDYNVMVMELLGPSLEDLFNFCSRKFSLKTVLLLADQMISRIEYIHSKNFIHRDVKPDNFLMGLGKKGNLVYIIDFGLAKKYRDARTHQHIPYRENKNLTGTARYASINTHLGIEQSRRDDLESLGYVLMYFNLGSLPWQGLKAATKRQKYERISEKKMSTPIEVLCKGYPSEFATYLNFCRSLRFDDKPDYSYLRQLFRNLFHRQGFSYDYVFDWNMLKFGASRAADDAERERRDREERLRHSRNPATRGLPSTASGRLRGTQEVAPPTPLTPTSHTANTSPRPVSGMERERKVSMRLHRGAPVNVSSSDLTGRQDTSRMSTSQNSIPFEHHGK
- the Csnk1d gene encoding casein kinase I isoform X1, with the translated sequence MELRVGNRYRLGRKIGSGSFGDIYLGTDIAAGEEVAIKLECVKTKHPQLHIESKIYKMMQGGVGIPTIRWCGAEGDYNVMVMELLGPSLEDLFNFCSRKFSLKTVLLLADQMISRIEYIHSKNFIHRDVKPDNFLMGLGKKGNLVYIIDFGLAKKYRDARTHQHIPYRENKNLTGTARYASINTHLGIEQSRRDDLESLGYVLMYFNLGSLPWQGLKAATKRQKYERISEKKMSTPIEVLCKGYPSEFATYLNFCRSLRFDDKPDYSYLRQLFRNLFHRQGFSYDYVFDWNMLKFGASRAADDAERERRDREERLRHSRNPATRGLPSTASGRLRGTQEVAPPTPLTPTSHTANTSPRPVSGMERERKVSMRLHRGAPVNVSSSDLTGRQDTSRMSTSQRSRDVSSLRLHAARQGARCRPQRPRRTTY